The region CCCTGCGGGTCGCCGCCGAGGGCGAACGCCGCCACCAGCACGCACGGCAGCAGCGCCAGAACCGCGGCGATCACCAGGGTGCGGCGGCGGCGCAGCTGGCGGCGTGCCTCGACGCGCAGCGGGAGGGTGCGGCGCGGGTGGTAGCCCGGCGCCCGCGCCGTGGCGTGCGCGGTCATCGGTCACCTCCGATCAGGGTGAGGAAGGCGTCCTCCAGGCGGCGGTGCGGGCCGATGCGGTCCACCGCGACCTCCAGCCGGAGCAGTTCGGTGAGCAGGTGGGTGGTGGTGGCGCCGTCCAGCCGTACGAGGAGGCCGCCCTCGGCCCGTACGGCCGAGACGACGCCCGGCAGCGCGGCCACCTTCTCCACCACGGCGTCGCCGACCGCTTCCGCGACGCCGACCAGGACGGTGTCCCCGGAGCCGACGATCTCGGCGACCGGACCGGCCTGCACCAGCCGGCCACGGTCCATCACGACCAGGTGCGTGGCGCTCTGTTCGACCTCGGACAGCAGATGGCTGGAGACGATGACGGTGCGCCCGGCGGCGGCGTAGCGGATCATCACCTCGCGCATCTCCCGGATCTGCGGCGGGTCGAGCCCGTTGGTCGGCTCGTCGAGGATCAGCAGATCCGGCAGGCCGAGCATGGCCTGGGCGATCGCGAGCCGCTGCCGCATGCCCTGGGAGTAGGTGCGTACGGCGCGCTGCAGGGCGTCGCCGAGACCGGCGATCTCCAGTGCCTCGTCGAGGTGCGCATCGGCGGCGGGCCGGCCGGTGGCCTGCCAGTACAGCTCCAGGTTGGCGCGGCCGGACAGGTGCGGCAGGAAGCCGGCGCCCTCGACGAACGCCCCGACCCTCGACAGCACCGGAGCGCCCGGCCGGACGGCCTGCCCGAAGATCCTGATCTCGCCCTCGTCGGGCGTGATCAGCCCCATCAGCATGCGCAGGGTGGTGGTCTTGCCGGCGCCGTTGGGCCCCAGCAGTCCGAGCACCTGCCCCTTCTCGACGCGGAAGGTGAGGTCCTGGACGGCAGTCGGGGTCTCCCCTGCCCGAACGGAGTCGAGGGCTCGGGGAAGGGTCGCGGACTTGGCGTACCGCTTGGTCAGGCCGGTGATCTGCAGCGGGACCCCGGCGAGCGCCGGGTCGGGGGCGGGCGCCGCGGTCCGGCGGCGGGCGGTGAGCAGCAGCAGCGCGGCGACCACGGCGGCCGCGGCGGGCAGCTGCCAGGTCCAGGCCGGCAGCGCGGCCGGGGCGCTGCGCACCTGGGGTGCGGTGGGCACGTCGAGGGCGCCGCCCCGCAGGGAGACGGTGTAGGTGGCGGGTTCGGCGGGTGAGGCATAGCCGAGGTCGGTGGCGGAGAGCACCAGCCGCAGCCGGTGGCCGGCCGCGAGGTCGTGGTCGACGGCGGGCAGCCGCAGCCGCACGGTCCGGCCGTCGTGGGCGTCCTTGACGCGGTAGGGCGTGACGAGCTGGTGGGGCAGGACCTGGCGGCGGCCGTCCGGGGCGACGTCGTAGACCTTGGCGAAGAACACCGCGTCCCGGGAACTGGACCGCAGGTGGACGGTGGCGGTGGGGCTGCCGGTGAGGTGGACGGGGGTGCGCAGCGGCGCCGAGGCGAAGGCGGCGTACTGGCCGGGGAAGTCCAGGGACAGGCCGCCGGTGCCGAGCGAGGAGAGGTTGCCGAGCGCGCCGACGCCGGGCACCGCGGAGATGTTGGGCGGTCCGGCGCCGGCCGGGTTGCTGAAGGTCTGGGTGCGGCCCGCGAGCCGGATGCGCCGGGGATCGTTGTCCAGGCCCGTGTAGCGGTCCGCGCTCGCGCCGCGCAGCCGCACCGCGCCGTCGGTGGAGTCCACTCCCCCGGTGCGGCTGATGCGGAACCCGGGCCCGGTGGCGGCGTGCTCGTCGCCCTTCAGGTAGCGGTCGAACCAGTCCTTCGTCCGGGATTCGAGACGGGCGAGCTCCCGGTCCCCGCCGTCGTGCCCGCCGGCGATCCAGTCGACGTCGACCGGCGCGCCGTTCTTGCGGATCGCCCGCTGCATGGCGTCGGCCTGGTCGAGGGGGAACAGCGAATCGTTCTGGCCCTGCATGATCAGGGTCGGCACCTTGATGCGGTCGCCGACGGCGGACGGGCTGCGGGACTCCAGGAGCCGCCGGGCCGCCTCGTCCGGTCTGCCGCGGACGGCGACCCGCTCGTACGTCCGGCACAGCTCCGGCTCGAACCGCACACAGCCGCCGGGCGCCGCGGGTGTGACGCCCGCCGTGCCGGTGGGCGTGCCCGCCGGACCGGTGGTGAAGAAGATCCCCGCCCACAGCTTCTTGAACACCCCGTGCGGGAAGAGGGCGTCGGCGAGGTTCCAGTAGGTGATCTGCGGGGCGATGGCGTCGACGCGCCGGTCGTAGCCGGCCGCCAGCAGCGAGATGGCGCCGCCGTAGGAACCGCCGGCGACGCCCACCCGGGGGTCGCCGGCCTTGTCGAGCCGCACCTCGGGGCGCTCGGCCAGCCAGTCGATCAGCCGGCGGACGTCGGCGACCTCGCCGTGCGGGTCGTTCAGCCCGATCTTCCCGGTGGACCTGCCGAAGCCGCGTGCCGACCAGGTCAGGACCGCGTATCCGTCCCGGGCCAGCTTCTCGGCCTGCGGACGGAGGGTGGCCTTGGTGGCACCGAAGCCGTGGGCGAGCAGCACCGCGGGCCGCCGCCGCGCGGAGCTCCCCGCGGTGAAGAAGGAGGTGTCGATCCGCACCTGCTTCTTGCTGCCGGGCCGGTCGGGGATCGTCATCATGCGGTCCGCACGGTGTACGGCGGGTGCGGCGTCCGATGAGGCGGCCGCCCAGGTGCCGCCTCCTATGAGGACGGCCAGCGCACCCGCCGCGGCGTACAGGCGGCGTCCGCGCACTCTGAGTCCTCGGAGATCCATACGTGAATCCTAGGTACGGGCCGCGGCGGGCGGCCGGTACCCCGGGCGGAGTCCCGCGGACTCCCCGGGGAGTAGGGTTCGCCGCTCGCCTACCGCGGCCGCGGTAGGCGAGCGGGCCGCTGCCCCCGGGAACGGGGGGGCGCTGCCCGCCCTCAGTACCGCGGCGGTCCGAACCCGCCCTGCGGGGCCGGCGGGGTGCCGGGCGGCATCGGCGGGGCACCGGCCGGCGGCATCGGCGGACCGCTGACCGGGGGCACCGGGCCGACGGGCGGCTGCCAGGACGGCGGGGCCTGCGGGCCGGCCGGCGGGACGTGCGGACCGGGCTGCGGTGCCTGCGGGACGAATCCGGGCGCGGCGAACTGCGGGGACGGCGCCGGCGGGAACCAGGCGGGGGCCACCGGCTCACCGCGGCCCATCAGGGCGAGCAGCGCCGCCGAGCCGACCAGGTCGAGCAGCAGCCCCACGTCGCCGATGAGGGTCAGGCCCGGCGTGGCGCCGGCCAGCGTGAAGAGGGAGCCGTTGCCCGCGAGCCCGATCACCGTCACCACGGCCCCGGGCAGCGCCACGATCGCCAGCCCGAAGGCCAGACCACGGGCCGCGGGCCCGCGCATCAGGCTGCTCAGCGCGGCCACCGCGGTCAGCACGAGGAAGAACACCGCCGACCAGCCGGGGGCCATGCTCAGCAGCGAGCTGAGGATGCCCTTGCCGAGGTAGAACATGGTGAAGGAGCCGGTGCCGCCCTGCACCAGCATGTAGACCTGCCAGGCCAGGTTGCACAGCACCATCGCCCCGAGCACCAGTCCGGCGACGACTCCGGCCGTACGGACCGGGCGCATCGGCGGGTCGCTGGGGGTGCGGCGCGGCCAGGAGCGCATCCCGGCGAGCAGCACGAGGCCGGCGGGCAGCGCCATCAGGAGCAGCCCCATGCTGCTGACGAAGACGCCGTCGAAGGTGGGGGTGGCGTTCTCGGCGTGCAGGAACCAGCGGTTGTCGCTGGTGTGGGTGCCGGTGCTGATGACGGCCTGCAGGGCGGTGGCGAAGGTGAGGGTGGTGGCGACCGCCAGCAGCCCGCCCGCCACCCGCTGCCCGGCGAAGGCCGCGAACACCGCCGCCAACTGGAGCGCGGCGAGGCCGAGATGGAAGGGGGCGGTGACCTGGTCGGTGCCGGCGCGGTGCTGGAAGGTCCAGGACTCCCAGAGCCCGTCGAGGCCGAATTCGCCGAGATCCACGGCCAGCCAATAGGCCGTGAACAGGAAGAACAGCAGGCAGAAAACCCCGCCGGTGATACGGGCGCCCTTGGCGAGCGCCATGGATTGCGGCATTTCGTCCCCCGTTTGTCGGTGCTTCGCGAGGGAGCACGGTAGCAACGCGCCGCGCCGCGGTCTCCACCCGGAGCTGCGGGTTTCCGTGGCCCCGGCCGCCGCCGCCGGACGGGGTGCGTCTCAGTCGTCGAGCAGCCGCCGCACGGCGAGGGCGACCCTGGCCCGCACCAGCCCGGTGGGCTCGGTGAGTGCGATGCCCAGGGTCCTCCCGATCTGTTCCAGCCGGCGGGCGACGCTGCTGTGGTGCAGGTGGAGAAGGTCGGCGGCGCGGCGCAGGGAGCCGGTGGCGCAGTAGGCGTCCAGGGTCGCCAGCTCGTCCGGGCTGCCCGCGAGCCGGGCGAGCGCGGCCACGTCGGCGTTGTCGCGTACGGCATCCCGGGGGATCTCGGCCAGGAGCGCCAGCGCGCCCAGGTCGTCGTAGCGGACGACGGGTTCGCGCGGGCCGGCGAAGCGGAGGGCGGTGCGGGCCTGCCGCCAGGAGCGGTCGGGGCTCTCGGCGGCGCCGATGCCCGCGCGTACGCCCGCCGGCAGCCGGGCCGGGTCCACGGTGGTGGCCAGGACGACGCCCACGTCGCCGAGCAGCGCCGCCTTCACCGGGCGGGCCGGGCAGAGCAGGCCGCCGACCCGGTCGAGCGGGAGCTCCGACCGTACGGCGACGACCCGGACCGGCAGGTCGGCGGCGAACCCCAGGAGCCGCAACGCCCGGGCCCTGGCCGCCTCGTCACTGTCGGAGCTGATGGCCAGTTCGACGAGGGCGGGGTCGGCCATGGTGGTGCGGGCCGGACCGTACCGCTCGACGACCGCCGCGGCGGCGAGGGCCAGCCGGTCCAGCAACAGCTCGTCGAGGTCGAGCGGGCCGGGCGCGGCCGGGCGCTCCAGCCACACCGTGCCGATCTCCTCGTCGTCGAGTGTGATCGGTGTCGTGCTGGAGGGGGCCGGCGGCGGGGCGGGCGCCTCCCTGCCGTCGGGCGAGACGCGGAGCACCCGCCCCGTGCCGTGGAGCCGGATCCCGGTCACACACTCGGCCAGGCCCGCCGACGCCCGCGCGAGCGCCGGGAGGTCCACCCGTCGGCGCATCAGCGTGTCGTAGAACATGAGGACCCGGATCGCGCCCTCGACGTGGGAATCCAAATGCGACAGCCGCAGGGCCAGTGCCTCCATGACAGGAGGATAGGACCCCGGGCCGGGGCGGAGGGGCGCCGATCGGTGCGTGATCCGGGCGGGATGCCCGACGGACGGCGGATGTTCTCGGGGGCGACGGCCGTGAGGATGAGCGGCATGGATCCCGAACTGGAAGCATTCATCGCGCTGTTCCCCCCGGCCGACCTGACCGACCCGGTCGCCGAGCGGAAGAACTTCGCCGACCTGGCCGCCGCGGTGCCGGCACCGGACACCTCGGCCATGGAGATCGAGGACCGCACGGTGCCCTCCCTCGATCACCCCACTGCGTTCGAGGGGGAAAGACCCCGTTCCCCGGACGTGGCGGTGCGCATCTACCGCCCGCACCGGGCGCGGGGCGCCCTCGTCTGGCTGCACGGCGGCGGATTCGTCATGGGCAGCCTGGAGACCGAACACCCGTGGGCCGCCCGCATCGCCGACCTCTCCGGAGCGGTGGTGATCTCGGTGGACTACCGCCTGGCCCCCGAGAACCGGTTCCCGGCCGCCCTGGACGACGCCTACGCCGTACTGACCTGGACGGCCGAGCACGCGGCCGCACTCGGCATCGATCCGCAGCGGATCGCGGTCGGCGGTCACAGCGCCGGCGGCGGGCTCGCCGCCGCGGTGGCCCTGCGGGCGCGCGACCAACAGGGGCCGCCCCTCCATTTCCAGCTGCTCAACCAACCCGGGCTCGACGACCGTCAGGAGACCTGGTCGGCACGGCACTTCACCGCGACGCCCTGGATGAATCGCGACAAGGTCACCGCCATATGGCGCCACTACCTGGGCTCCGCACCCGCCTCGCCGTACGCCGCCCCGGCCCGGGCCACCGACCTGTCCGGCCTGCCGCCCGCCTACGTCGCCACCGCGGAGCTCTGCCCGAACCGCGACGAGGACATCGACTACGCACTGCGCCTGCTCCGGGCGGGCGTCCCGGTCGAACTGCACCAGTGGCCCGGCACCTTCCACGGATCGCAGGCGATCCTCTCCGCCGAGGTGTCGCAGCGGCAGATCGCCGAACTCGCCGCGGCCCTGCGCCGCGCCCTGGCCGAGTGAGCCGGCCGCGGCCCACCGGGCCTGCCGCCCCGGGCCACACCCCACCCGATGCACCACCGACCCAGGAAGGACACCCCGGCATGACGCCGACCCCGATCGACCTCTTCGCTTCCTTTCTCCACCTCCGCCCCGACGGCCGGGTGCACGCCGAGCGGCCCGTGTTCGCGCCCGGGCGGGACGGCTGGCAGCTCATGACCTTCCGTGCGGAGACCGACGCCGACGTCCACGCCGGCCACTGGGAAGTCCACCCCGAAGCGGACGAGGTCGTCTCCTGCCTCACCGGCGGGATACGCCTGTGCCTCCGCCCGGAGCGGCCGGGAGAAGCGGAGGAGGAGATCGCGGTGGCGGCCGGAACCGCGGTGATCGTGCCGCGCGGGCGAGGGCACCGGATCGCGCTGGACGGCCCCAGCGACATCATGTCCGTCACCCTGCCGCACGGCAGCCGCCTGGAGAAGCGGACCGACCCCGAACAGCGGGCCGGAGTCCCGGCCGGGGCCTGAGCCCCGGTCCTCGTCCGCCACGACGCCCGGCGGCTCCCGTGCGCGCAGGCACCGCCGCGGCCCGGACATGCCGGACCCCCTGCCGGTGAGGGCCGGCAGGGGGTTCGTCGGAGGCTGTCATCGGGGGCCGCCGAGACGGCCCGGGTCGATGACGCCGTCAGGGGTCGCCGCCGTCAGTGGTTGCTGGGGAAGCCCAGGTTGATACCGCCGTCGGACGGGTCGGGCCAGCGGGTGGTGACGACCTTGCCGCGGGTGTAGAAGTGCACACCGTCGTTGCCGTAGATGTGGTGGTCGCCGAAGAGCGAGTCCTTCCAGCCGCCGAAGGAGTGGTAGCCCACCGGCACCGGGATCGGCACGTTCACGCCGACCATGCCGGCCTCGACCTCCAGCTGGAAGCGGCGGGCCGCGCCGCCGTCCCGGGTGAAGATCGCGGTGCCGTTGCCCCACGGCGAGTTGTTCATCAGGGCGATGGCCTCGTCGTAGGTCTCGACGCGGACCACGGCCAGCACCGGGCCGAAGATCTCGTCGCGGTAGGCGTCCATCTCCGGCGTGACGTTGTCCAGGAGGGAGATGCCGAGCCAGTGACCGTCCTCGTAGCCCTCGACGGTGAAGCCCGTGCCGTCGATGACGACATCGGCACCCTGGGCCGCGGCGCCCGAGACGTACGAGGCGACCTTGTCGCGGTGGACCTTGGTGATCAGCGGACCCATCTCGGAGGCCGGGTCGTCGCCGGGGCCGATCCGCAGCTGGTCGGCGCGCTCCTTGATCTTGCCGATCA is a window of Streptomyces caniferus DNA encoding:
- a CDS encoding cupin, whose protein sequence is MTPTPIDLFASFLHLRPDGRVHAERPVFAPGRDGWQLMTFRAETDADVHAGHWEVHPEADEVVSCLTGGIRLCLRPERPGEAEEEIAVAAGTAVIVPRGRGHRIALDGPSDIMSVTLPHGSRLEKRTDPEQRAGVPAGA
- a CDS encoding alpha/beta fold hydrolase, which produces MDLRGLRVRGRRLYAAAGALAVLIGGGTWAAASSDAAPAVHRADRMMTIPDRPGSKKQVRIDTSFFTAGSSARRRPAVLLAHGFGATKATLRPQAEKLARDGYAVLTWSARGFGRSTGKIGLNDPHGEVADVRRLIDWLAERPEVRLDKAGDPRVGVAGGSYGGAISLLAAGYDRRVDAIAPQITYWNLADALFPHGVFKKLWAGIFFTTGPAGTPTGTAGVTPAAPGGCVRFEPELCRTYERVAVRGRPDEAARRLLESRSPSAVGDRIKVPTLIMQGQNDSLFPLDQADAMQRAIRKNGAPVDVDWIAGGHDGGDRELARLESRTKDWFDRYLKGDEHAATGPGFRISRTGGVDSTDGAVRLRGASADRYTGLDNDPRRIRLAGRTQTFSNPAGAGPPNISAVPGVGALGNLSSLGTGGLSLDFPGQYAAFASAPLRTPVHLTGSPTATVHLRSSSRDAVFFAKVYDVAPDGRRQVLPHQLVTPYRVKDAHDGRTVRLRLPAVDHDLAAGHRLRLVLSATDLGYASPAEPATYTVSLRGGALDVPTAPQVRSAPAALPAWTWQLPAAAAVVAALLLLTARRRTAAPAPDPALAGVPLQITGLTKRYAKSATLPRALDSVRAGETPTAVQDLTFRVEKGQVLGLLGPNGAGKTTTLRMLMGLITPDEGEIRIFGQAVRPGAPVLSRVGAFVEGAGFLPHLSGRANLELYWQATGRPAADAHLDEALEIAGLGDALQRAVRTYSQGMRQRLAIAQAMLGLPDLLILDEPTNGLDPPQIREMREVMIRYAAAGRTVIVSSHLLSEVEQSATHLVVMDRGRLVQAGPVAEIVGSGDTVLVGVAEAVGDAVVEKVAALPGVVSAVRAEGGLLVRLDGATTTHLLTELLRLEVAVDRIGPHRRLEDAFLTLIGGDR
- a CDS encoding PucR family transcriptional regulator; the protein is MEALALRLSHLDSHVEGAIRVLMFYDTLMRRRVDLPALARASAGLAECVTGIRLHGTGRVLRVSPDGREAPAPPPAPSSTTPITLDDEEIGTVWLERPAAPGPLDLDELLLDRLALAAAAVVERYGPARTTMADPALVELAISSDSDEAARARALRLLGFAADLPVRVVAVRSELPLDRVGGLLCPARPVKAALLGDVGVVLATTVDPARLPAGVRAGIGAAESPDRSWRQARTALRFAGPREPVVRYDDLGALALLAEIPRDAVRDNADVAALARLAGSPDELATLDAYCATGSLRRAADLLHLHHSSVARRLEQIGRTLGIALTEPTGLVRARVALAVRRLLDD
- a CDS encoding alpha/beta hydrolase gives rise to the protein MDPELEAFIALFPPADLTDPVAERKNFADLAAAVPAPDTSAMEIEDRTVPSLDHPTAFEGERPRSPDVAVRIYRPHRARGALVWLHGGGFVMGSLETEHPWAARIADLSGAVVISVDYRLAPENRFPAALDDAYAVLTWTAEHAAALGIDPQRIAVGGHSAGGGLAAAVALRARDQQGPPLHFQLLNQPGLDDRQETWSARHFTATPWMNRDKVTAIWRHYLGSAPASPYAAPARATDLSGLPPAYVATAELCPNRDEDIDYALRLLRAGVPVELHQWPGTFHGSQAILSAEVSQRQIAELAAALRRALAE